One Brassica napus cultivar Da-Ae chromosome C2, Da-Ae, whole genome shotgun sequence DNA window includes the following coding sequences:
- the LOC106398642 gene encoding pentatricopeptide repeat-containing protein At1g80150, mitochondrial, with product MLSLRPIRRFCPSLATGVFASTLHVPAESNQEEEPALFKLKSERDPEKLFNLFKSNATNHLVIENRFAFQDTVSRLAGARRFDFIEDLLEHQKTLPQGRREGFIVRIIMLYGKAGMTKHALDTFYNMDSYGCKRTVKSFNAALKVLTLKPDLHTIQDFLLHAPSKYGVVMDAFSFNIAIKSVCDMGFLDKASLVMKEMEKSGLKPDVVTFTTLISAFYKHDRYVIGNGLWNHMVLKGCKPNLTTFNVRIQFLVNRGRAWDANDLLMLMPKLQMEPDNVTYNMVIKGFFVAGFPEMAERVYTAMHGKGYKPNVKIYQTMIHYLCKAGKFDLGYTMCKDCMRKKWYPNLDTVGVLVDGLVKKGQLDQAKLIMELVHKRVPPFSSKQLLPT from the coding sequence ATGCTATCTCTGCGTCCCATTCGCAGATTCTGCCCTTCTCTAGCCACTGGTGTATTTGCTTCGACCTTACACGTTCCAGCTGAATCCAATCAGGAGGAGGAGCCTGCCCTTTTCAAGCTTAAATCTGAGCGAGACCCCGAGAAGCTATTCAACCTCTTTAAATCCAACGCCACTAACCACTTGGTCATTGAGAATCGTTTTGCTTTCCAAGACACGGTTTCTAGATTAGCAGGGGCACGCCGGTTTGATTTCATAGAGGATCTGCTTGAGCATCAGAAGACGCTTCCACAAGGTCGGCGCGAGGGCTTCATTGTTAGGATTATTATGCTATACGGCAAGGCTGGGATGACCAAGCACGCTCTCGATACTTTCTACAATATGGACTCGTACGGCTGCAAGAGGACTGTTAAATCCTTCAACGCCGCGCTCAAAGTCTTAACTCTGAAACCTGATCTCCACACCATCCAGGACTTCCTTCTCCATGCTCCGTCCAAGTATGGGGTTGTAATGGATGCCTTTTCGTTTAACATTGCCATTAAATCCGTCTGTGACATGGGGTTTCTTGACAAGGCGTCTCTGGTAATGAAGGAAATGGAGAAGTCTGGCTTGAAACCAGACGTAGTTACTTTTACCACACTTATATCGGCGTTTTACAAGCATGATAGGTATGTGATTGGGAATGGACTGTGGAACCATATGGTGCTCAAGGGGTGTAAGCCTAATCTCACCACCTTTAATGTTAGGATCCAGTTTTTAGTGAATAGGGGACGAGCCTGGGATGCAAATGATCTGTTGATGCTGATGCCAAAACTCCAGATGGAACCGGACAACGTGACGTATAACATGGTTATCAAAGGGTTTTTCGTAGCGGGGTTCCCTGAAATGGCAGAAAGAGTTTATACAGCGATGCATGGTAAAGGTTACAAACCCAATGTGAAGATCTACCAGACGATGATACACTATTTGTGTAAGGCGGGAAAGTTTGATTTGGGCTATACCATGTGTAAGGATTGTATGAGAAAGAAGTGGTACCCGAACTTGGACACAGTTGGTGTGTTGGTGGACGGGCTTGTGAAAAAAGGCCAGCTTGATCAAGCAAAGTTGATTATGGAGTTGGTTCACAAACGAGTTCCCCCGTTCAGCTCAAAACAGTTGCTCCCCACTTAA